The Primulina eburnea isolate SZY01 chromosome 13, ASM2296580v1, whole genome shotgun sequence genome includes a region encoding these proteins:
- the LOC140809935 gene encoding aspartyl protease family protein At5g10770-like — MATLTMKFSPLLLIFLSCFSNQIYALEGPESVSDTHFHTVQLSSFLPASACTDPPTTKGHNKRESTIKVFHRHGPCFRQGQDKNATAMPSLSELFSHDQLRVDSIHARLAPKSNANKVDESKVNLPVKSGRTLSSGNYVVTIGLGTPARTLSLIFDTGSDLTWTQCQPCIRSCYKQQDPIFNPSTSSSYSNISCNSAQCSQLVSATGNNPGCLSGSTCLYLIQYGDSSFTIGYFSKDELTLSATDVIPNFLFGCGQNNEGLFGLTAGIIGLGRDPLSLVSQTAQQYGKYFSYCLPSLSSSTGYLSLGKSTASLKNVNFTPFVSSQGTSFYFIDIIAITIGGQRLAINQSVFKTAGTIIDSGTVITRLPPGAYSVMSSVFKQLMARYPSAPAASILDTCFDLSNFTTVTFPKIAFTFGGNAEVGLAPSGILIAANSTIFCLAFAANKAATDVGIFGNTQQKTLNVVYDVAGGNLGFGTAGCS; from the exons ATGGCAACACTCACTATGAAATTTTCTCCACTTCTCCTCATTTTTCTTTCGTGTTTTTCAAACCAAATCTATGCTTTGGAAGGACCAGAATCTGTCTCCGATACCCATTTTCACACTGTTCAATTAAGCTCCTTTTTACCAGCTTCTGCCTGCACTGATCCCCCGACAACCAAAG GTCACAACAAGAGGGAATCAACCATCAAAGTTTTTCACCGGCATGGTCCATGTTTTCGACAAGGTCAAGACAAGAACGCCACCGCGATGCCATCCCTGAGTGAACTCTTTTCCCACGATCAACTCAGGGTGGACTCTATCCATGCTCGACTAGCTCCAAAATCGAACGCAAACAAAGTCGATGAAAGCAAAGTCAACCTCCCGGTGAAATCTGGCCGAACCCTCAGTTCCGGGAACTACGTGGTGACCATTGGCCTTGGGACCCCGGCAAGGACCCTGTCCCTCATCTTTGACACCGGTAGCGACCTGACATGGACTCAGTGCCAGCCCTGCATTCGGTCTTGCTACAAACAACAAGATCCTATCTTCAACCCTTCTACATCGAGCTCATACTCGAATATATCATGCAATTCGGCTCAATGCTCTCAACTTGTATCTGCCACAGGAAACAACCCCGGCTGCCTTTCCGGATCTACATGCCTATACTTGATACAATATGGTGATTCGTCCTTCACAATCGGATACTTTAGCAAAGATGAACTGACACTATCTGCAACCGATGTGATACCAAATTTTCTTTTTGGCTGTGGCCAAAACAACGAAGGATTGTTTGGCCTCACTGCCGGAATAATAGGCTTAGGAAGAGACCCTTTATCACTAGTCTCCCAAACAGCTCAACAATATGGCAAATACTTCTCTTATTGCCTTCCATCTCTTTCAAGTTCAACAGGATATTTGTCACTAGGCAAAAGTACTGCGTCCTTAAAGAACGTCAATTTCACCCCGTTCGTTAGCTCACAGGGCACATCATTCTACTTCATCGACATAATCGCTATAACCATCGGGGGTCAGCGGCTAGCCATCAACCAATCCGTTTTCAAGACTGCTGGAACCATTATAGACTCCGGTACTGTCATAACACGACTCCCGCCTGGAGCGTACAGCGTGATGAGCTCGGTGTTCAAGCAGCTAATGGCCAGGTACCCGAGCGCACCAGCTGCTTCGATCCTCGACACTTGCTTTGATTTGAGCAATTTCACAACCGTGACGTTTCCAAAGATAGCTTTCACCTTCGGCGGAAATGCGGAGGTTGGTTTGGCTCCTTCGGGGATACTTATAGCCGCAAACTCAACTATCTTTTGCCTTGCTTTCGCGGCGAATAAAGCTGCAACTGATGTTGGGATATTCGGAAACACTCAGCAGAAGACACTGAATGTGGTGTATGATGTTGCTGGAGGGAACTTGGGATTTGGCACTGCTGGTTGTAGCTAA